A region of the Pseudomonadota bacterium genome:
ATTCCGAAAACAGGTAATTTCCGCTTTGCCGGCGCCCCCGGTTCGGAAAAGCTGCTCATCATGCTTTCCGGCAATCCAAACCCGCTTGGATCACCCCAGACAACAACTGTTGCGCAGGCTCCCGGAGCAGTACCACCTCCACAGTCAAGTGCAAGCAATTTACCTCCTCCTCCGCCTCCACCCGGGGCCGACAGTTCACTGCCTCCTCCTCCACCTCCACCCGGCGCAAGTGCAGATGCCGGTGCACTTCCTCCCCCGCCTCCTGTCATGATGGCTTCGCTTCAAGGGTCAAAAGACATAGTTATGGATGATAACCAGAAAACTACTTATGCTGTTATCTCGCCAAAAAGCGGATGGAAACCGGAGCCCAAAGGCAAAAAGGATATTGTTCTCGAATCAAACGGCGGTGAAAATTATGGTGTCATCCCTGCATCGTATATTGAGGACGGGAAGATACTCACCCTTGAAATCAACTTAAGGCACAAATAGGAGATAAAGATGAAGCTTAAACACATCAAGATTTTAACAATGATCGTAACTTTCATATTCATGCTCTCATCTTGCGCTTCAATGCTGCCGGCGCCTGACCAGATTACGTCGGAAGAGGATTTGGTTATAGCAAGGAATAAATGCTTTGCCATGTATACCGTGGGCGGAGCAGCCATTGGTGCGCTTGTCGGCGGACTTGTAAAGGGTGATTGGAAAGGCGCAGGCGTTGGGGCTGCAGCAGGCGGCGCCATCGGGTTTGCATATGCCTGGGGTAAATGCCTTTCCCTGTATTCAACACTTAAAAGTCAGCCCGTTGCAGACTATAACACAACAGCCCAAAGAACAAAATATAACCCCTCCCAGGGAGATGTTGTGAAAATTGAAGGATTCAACATAAACCCTACCAGTGTTCCCCAGGGTGGGGCAGCTAACCTGAACGGGTCTTATTATGTAATGGCCCCTGAAGGCGCAAAGGAGATGAAGGTCACAGAGACAAGGACTGTGAAATACTTTGACCCTCAGAAGAAAGAATTTGTCGAACTCGGTCAGGTTGATCAGGAAATCACTGCAGCGCCGGGGTCGAGAAAGGCGGACGGCAAGTTCGATGTGCCAAAGGATGTGCCGGAAGGTCGCTATAGAATTGCCTTCAAGGTTTCTGCTTCAGGTAAAGAAGATGTTATTGAAAAAGAAATGCTCGTTCAAAAGGCAAAGGCATCCAATACTGAAACAAATATCGAGTTGGCCGGCCTAACTGCAATCATGTGGTAGAGGAGCATTACATGAAAAGGCTTTTCCAATGTTTATTGGCAGTATGTTTTGTCTGTTCCTTAATAACCGTGACAGGCCTCCTGTATGCCGCTGAGTCGCCTGTCACGCAATCACATCTATCTGAAATAAATGATCTTTTTAAAAGAAACAATGTACCGAAAGGGTTTGTGGAATTCGATCAGTACAACAGGGTTGTGCTAAGAGGCGAATACTCTGACGAGAAAGAAGTGGATACGGCATTCTCCCTTGCCCAAACGATTGTTGGAGTAAAATGGGTTTCTCCTGTTACGCCTGAAAATATAAAGGTTAAGGAATGGGAAAAAAGACTCGGTGGGTTATTCAGCAGGGCTGCCGTACTCAAGCCGCGGGTATCTGACGGTATACCCGGACCGATAAGAAATAGATACGGACTGGTTGTCGGGGTCGGAAAGTTTAAAAGCAATATAAACCCTTTACAATACTCTGTCAGAGATGCCGGAAGCTTCTATAATTTTCTTGTTGATTCGAATAAAGCAGCCTTTCCGAAACAAAATGTCTATTTTCTTGTAGACCAGAATGCGACAAGGGCCAACATTGCTATGTATCTTGACGGTATAAAGAAAGCTGCCGGTCCTGACGATCTTGTCGTTATCTATATGAGCAGCCACGGTACGCCGCCGGACAAATACGGCGGTGTGAATGTTGTCACCTATGACACAGAGGTGAAACCTCGCGAAAGGATCTGGCAAACTGCGGTTACAGAGACTATGCTGAAAGATTTTGTTGAAAATTTACAGGCAAAGCGGCTTGTTATGATTCTCGATACCTGTTACAGCAACGGCGCATACAGGGCTGTACCGGGCTTCCTTCCTGCCGGAGGCAAATCCCTCGGTGTTGGAGACGAAGATGAGGGGTACGGTGTTTCGAAAACTTACGGCAAGAGGCTTTTGGGGGCTAAAGATATTGTCTTTGAAGATGAACCCAGACCAAAGGCAAGCTCTGCAAAGAGCGTTGATTCACAGGATGGCTATGGTAAGGTATTGATAAGCGCAAGCAGTGCAGGGGAAAAATCCTGGGAATCAGATACGTTGCGTAACAGCGTGTTTACTTACTATTTTGTAGATGGGCTTGGACGTAATCAGGGATCGGTGAAAGATGCATTCACTTATGCCAAACCGCTTGTATCGCAAAAGGTAAAACAGGAAAAAGGGGCTGATATAGAACAAACCCCGCAGGCTATGGCGACTAATACGGACTGGAACATGCGGTTCATCCAAAGGCCGAACCGTTAAATTTAAGGAGGTTTATGGACATGAGAAAAGGTTCTTTAATTATGTTTCTGGCATTATGTGTTTTATTTACAGGATTTATCGGCTGTCAGCAGAAATCAGAGGCCCCTGTTGTTGCAAAGCAGGAAGCATCTCCACCACCGCCGGCTCCTCCGCCACAGGGAACCCAGCCACCACCACCGCCATCAGGAGCACAACAAGCACCTGCTGCAGGCGAGCCGAGTCTCGAGGTAAAGTCCCACATTAAACAAGGCTTATCATACGTGAGTGTCGCAAAGAATGCAAATTCTCCTGGCATATTTAACGAAAACATCGAGAATGCCATCAATGAATTTTCCAATGCCATTAAGAAAGACCCCAACTATGCAGAGGCATATTCAAACAGGGGAGTGGCTTACATGATGCAGAAGAAGTATAACAAAGCCCTTGACGATCTTAAGAAAGCAAAGGAACTGAAGCCGGACAGCGCAAACATACGTTATAACCTCGCATCCTGCCATTCTCTTATGGGCAGTGTCGATTACGGTCTTGACGAGCTTGATGCGGCACTGGCAAGAGGGTTCAACAGCTATGATTCGCTGAGAAAGGACCCTGATATTGCAAATTTAAGAAAGCACAAGGAATTCAGAACAATACTGGAAAAACACAAAGTCTTTATAACGCAGTAAAATCAAACCATAAGATCACCATAGACCCTGCCAGATTCCAATTATCCGGCAGGGTTTTTTAAGGCAGCGCATCGAATAAAAATCCCTTAGATTTGTAAAGTTCTGTGATATAGAATAAGACCACAGGCACATTGGAAGCAGAAATATCATTTTACTGGGATTCAATACAATAGGGGTTGATAAGTTGTGTAAAAATCACAAATCAGGTAAAAAGAAACAGCATGGTTAGACAAAATCTGTCAGGGTATTGTTTCTTTGACTTTGCTCAAAAGGCAAAAAGATCTTTTGTATTGTGGGTTTTGTTGTTTCTCCTGTTTTTTGCGATATCGGCAAGGGCCGAAGAGGGCGGGGTCCCGTCATCTGAACGCAAGGGCATTCCCATTAAATTCGGCGGTGATGTACGTGTCAGGCAAACTTACTTCGACAATGTTCCATATTACAAGGATGTCCATTTTACCCCAACTGATTTTCTTCGCTTAAGGAGCAGATTATGGGTTGAGATAAAACCAACAGAGGATTTGAGCTTTAAGGTCCGGGCAGTGAACGAGTTTAGAAAATATTTTGAACCGTTTAAGATCCGGGCAGTGAACGAGTTTAGAAAATATTTTGAACCGTCTGACAAAACTTCCTACCGGTTCCCCGACGAGATATTTATAGACCAATTATATATGGATATACGAAATCTATGTAACGGTGAACTTGACTTCAGAATAGGAAGGCAGGATATGCGCTATGGAACAGGCAGGATTATTGCAAACGGCACCCCTAAAAGTTCAGGGCGCACTGAATATTTCGATGCAATAAAACTCACCTGGAAGGGGATAAAGGATACCCAGATCGATATCATAGGCATTTATAACAAGCCTACAAATCAATTGATCATCAATTCGCAGGGAAGGGACCTAACGGGCTACCCCGCATCGCGCACATGGATGACGGAAACAGGCGCAGGAATATATATTAAAAACAAGACTTTTCCGGATGTGCCTTTTGAGGCGTATAACATTTTTAAACGTGAAAGCAGTTGGGATTACAATGCGGATGACCCTTCCTATTCTCTGGCAGGCTATCAAACGCTTAACCCCGATACCGACATGATTGAAACCCCGGTGTTAAACTACAACACTATTGGTTTACGGATCATGCCGAAATTTACCGAAGCCATTGAAGGCAACTTTGAGGCAGCATACCAGTTCGGGCGTTACGAGGGCGGGCCATCCAAAACAGGTTATATGACTGATCTGTATTTAAAATGGAAGATGCCGCTTGTGCGTGAAATAAAGCCTGTGATGGGTTTGGGATGGTACTACCTCTCGGGGGCCGATCCGAACACAAAAAAGAATGAGGGTTGGACATCGCCCTTTGCCCGGGGTGCAGGATACAGTTTGATTTATTCAACTACGCTGAGCTATGAAGATGCTGCAAGGTGGTCGAATATGAGCATGTACTATGCAGATATGACAATAACCCCTTTTCAGTGGTTAAAGACCATTTTAACAGTAGGTTATCTCCTTGCCCCGGTAAAAGACGGTCCCGGAGAAGGAAATGTCAGAGGATGGCTCACCGCAATACAGGCAGATTTTAAGCTTGGTAAAGATCTGCTGAAAAAAAACGATGCGTTGACCGGAAATTTCCGGTTCGAAACCTTAAAGTCCGGCAATTACTACTCTGACAATGACTACGCATATTATGCCCGCTGGGAGATTGTTTATACGTTTTGATTTTTCCTGCCCGGTATTACCAGGACTCGCGCTGAAGGCCGGAAACCCCTTCATATACAATGTCACTTTCTAAAGAGCTTTTTTGTACGTCCTTAAAAACCTGCTTCTTATCAACATTAATGCCCTTTACCACCTTCAGATAAAAGCGCATTCTGTCCCTTACACTTATCCGCCCCGGGATTGTCGTATTCAATTGCATCAGCATCCTTTTCAGCCTTTCTTCATCTATGACAGTGAACAGTATATCTTCCACATCCAGCAGGAGAAATCTGCCGTCATTCAGTACAAATATGTTGCACCCCTTCAGATCCCTGTGGGCGATCTTTTTCTCAAAAAGTGCTGCAAAGAATTGCGCGAGCGTTTTGATAAAGGCTGTTTTTGCGCCTTTGCTCATATGGTCATAAGTCTTATCAAGGTATCTATCGAGTTCAATACCTGAACCGGTGAGGTCTTCCATGGCGACATATCCCCAGGAAAAGAGGGAATGACGTTTAACACAGTATGGCTCAGGTGTTACGCAGAGGTCTAAATATTTCACTGCAACATGGTTTTTCCACGCCAGTTGGAGTCTTCTTTTACTGCGGTAATACTTCCGTATATGGTCGTTATGCCTCTCGACTATGATCTTTTTATCTTTCTTTATTAACTGAACAGGATCGCTGTCAACAGGAATTTTCTTCCCTGCCATACAGGTATAATCTCCCCTGACAACTATCTTTGACGTATTTTCAAAGGCCCTTTCCTGTTTTTTTCTGATCCACCTTTTCCACAACCTTCCCATTTCTTTT
Encoded here:
- a CDS encoding caspase family protein, which translates into the protein MKRLFQCLLAVCFVCSLITVTGLLYAAESPVTQSHLSEINDLFKRNNVPKGFVEFDQYNRVVLRGEYSDEKEVDTAFSLAQTIVGVKWVSPVTPENIKVKEWEKRLGGLFSRAAVLKPRVSDGIPGPIRNRYGLVVGVGKFKSNINPLQYSVRDAGSFYNFLVDSNKAAFPKQNVYFLVDQNATRANIAMYLDGIKKAAGPDDLVVIYMSSHGTPPDKYGGVNVVTYDTEVKPRERIWQTAVTETMLKDFVENLQAKRLVMILDTCYSNGAYRAVPGFLPAGGKSLGVGDEDEGYGVSKTYGKRLLGAKDIVFEDEPRPKASSAKSVDSQDGYGKVLISASSAGEKSWESDTLRNSVFTYYFVDGLGRNQGSVKDAFTYAKPLVSQKVKQEKGADIEQTPQAMATNTDWNMRFIQRPNR
- a CDS encoding tetratricopeptide repeat protein codes for the protein MDMRKGSLIMFLALCVLFTGFIGCQQKSEAPVVAKQEASPPPPAPPPQGTQPPPPPSGAQQAPAAGEPSLEVKSHIKQGLSYVSVAKNANSPGIFNENIENAINEFSNAIKKDPNYAEAYSNRGVAYMMQKKYNKALDDLKKAKELKPDSANIRYNLASCHSLMGSVDYGLDELDAALARGFNSYDSLRKDPDIANLRKHKEFRTILEKHKVFITQ
- a CDS encoding DUF4384 domain-containing protein; translation: MKKYCLIIMVLFLVYLMGSNVFAQGMPRGAKALFDSGEGTTVKMSSGPRTSTPTATSAAAPAKYVGISYKLVLLRPDGSFDIVPKSRVFRSGERLKLLVRTNKPGYLTILNIGTSGNTNVLFNDHVEGMSMQEIPKTGNFRFAGAPGSEKLLIMLSGNPNPLGSPQTTTVAQAPGAVPPPQSSASNLPPPPPPPGADSSLPPPPPPPGASADAGALPPPPPVMMASLQGSKDIVMDDNQKTTYAVISPKSGWKPEPKGKKDIVLESNGGENYGVIPASYIEDGKILTLEINLRHK
- a CDS encoding alginate export family protein, producing the protein MVRQNLSGYCFFDFAQKAKRSFVLWVLLFLLFFAISARAEEGGVPSSERKGIPIKFGGDVRVRQTYFDNVPYYKDVHFTPTDFLRLRSRLWVEIKPTEDLSFKVRAVNEFRKYFEPFKIRAVNEFRKYFEPSDKTSYRFPDEIFIDQLYMDIRNLCNGELDFRIGRQDMRYGTGRIIANGTPKSSGRTEYFDAIKLTWKGIKDTQIDIIGIYNKPTNQLIINSQGRDLTGYPASRTWMTETGAGIYIKNKTFPDVPFEAYNIFKRESSWDYNADDPSYSLAGYQTLNPDTDMIETPVLNYNTIGLRIMPKFTEAIEGNFEAAYQFGRYEGGPSKTGYMTDLYLKWKMPLVREIKPVMGLGWYYLSGADPNTKKNEGWTSPFARGAGYSLIYSTTLSYEDAARWSNMSMYYADMTITPFQWLKTILTVGYLLAPVKDGPGEGNVRGWLTAIQADFKLGKDLLKKNDALTGNFRFETLKSGNYYSDNDYAYYARWEIVYTF